The Coregonus clupeaformis isolate EN_2021a chromosome 39, ASM2061545v1, whole genome shotgun sequence genome contains the following window.
aaatacaggtgtgccaagcttgtagcgtcatacccatgaagactcaaggcagtaatcactgccaaaggtgcttcaacaaaatactgattaaagggtcagaatacttatgtaaatgtgatatttccatttttttttttttactaattcgatttattattattttttactgtttttgctttgtcatgatgtggtattgtgtgtagattgatgagaaaaaaaacaattgaatccattttagaataattctgtaacgtaagaaaatgtggaaaaagtcaaggggtctgaatactttccgaatgcactgtatgtctgtttATATGGGGTTTAAGCAGGACATCTCTTACAAGAGGAGATGAGAACACTTAGCTACTCAACTACTTTCTTCATCTGAAGACAGCAACATCGGCATGGAAAAGTGATCAGTGACGTTCACTCAAATACAAAAGCATTCTGTGATACAGTATTTAataaagttgtatttgattgCTACTTGGCTGAGTTTTCTATTTTGCAAAGCAGACTTCCAAGCTAAACAGTCATTGAAAGAGGCACAGAGGAAGTTGTATAAATGAAGGAAATCAGTCTGTGATTTATCTTGTTATTACCTGAGCAGATCACTGTGAATGAATAGTCAAAGTATTGTGTTCTTCTACACTCTCTCAGTGCAGGCTCAGTCCCGTCACAGCCAATTCCAATTCCTTTAATGGTGTTTCCAGGTACTACTGAAAAAGTGGAGCCACAACCCAGCTGTCTACACACTACTGCAGCTACATCCTCCCATTCATCAGTTCCCACGGTCCTCCACTCTCCCTGGTCGTACCACTCCACTCTACCAGCACAGCGACTGCCTCCTTCCACCAGCCTCACATAATCAACCTCTGAGAAAAGAAAAGAATAGAACAAGAAAAGAGAGACAGTAATCTTACTTATTTACTGACAAAAGCACACCTCTATTGCCTCTCACATTCTTCACAGTAGGTGAGAAACAATATTGATTGAGTGACCAACTGTTTCTTACCTGAGCAGGTGAGTCCAACAGCATTACCAGGTAGGCAGTTGTTCTTTTTTCGGTCTGAGGTGTCACAGTCCAGGAGAAGGGACTCATTGCCATTACACTGGAACTCTTTATCCCAGGTCAGACCCTGACTTTCTCCATAGAGCCCCCCCTGTAGAGCTGCAGGAGCCCCACAGCCAAGCTCCCCACAGACTACCTCTGCATCCTGCTGGTCAAAGTCAGCATCACACACTGAGGCCCAGGACTGACTGGACTTCACCTCCACTCTCCCGGAGCAGAAACCAGCTCCCCCCACAAGCCGCACAGACTCTGGAGAAAAAGAGTTGGTTGAACATTCAATCCGTTTTGTTGATGACACTGTCAAGGACTTAACCCAAATATGTTGGATAAAATATTGTAGTTTGCTATGTT
Protein-coding sequences here:
- the LOC121554681 gene encoding deleted in malignant brain tumors 1 protein-like, with translation MRLAEIVCREVGCGNAVATSIGHLFEKDEGVVGLSCRGDESSLGQCRIFGGGPGACKSFYDRHVICSESVRLVGGAGFCSGRVEVKSSQSWASVCDADFDQQDAEVVCGELGCGAPAALQGGLYGESQGLTWDKEFQCNGNESLLLDCDTSDRKKNNCLPGNAVGLTCSEVDYVRLVEGGSRCAGRVEWYDQGEWRTVGTDEWEDVAAVVCRQLGCGSTFSVVPGNTIKGIGIGCDGTEPALRECRRTQYFDYSFTVICSDLLVQPEISLTDSMGGVFRGYQGPEMFRGYNFTLTCSTQPQYPGGSFLLTFTSSNRTQTQTAVNHSAAFLFPAADDSHQASPLPAFIIRHIVVLLILLTANTTSYLYFKVKTFTQM